Below is a window of Diaminobutyricibacter sp. McL0608 DNA.
CGATGTGCACGCGGCTCCGGAGGTCCAATTTGCTGAGCACCGCACGCACGTGGGTTTTCACTGTGGCCTCGCTGAGGTGGGCGCGGGTCGCGATCTGGGAGTTCGTACATCCGTCGGCGACTGCCAGCATGACTTCGCGTTCGCGTGCGCTCAGTCGCTCGTGAAGCGAATCGTGTCGCTGGTCTTCGGAACCGAACTGGCGGATGAGCCCCACGGCGGCCGCGTCGGTCACCGTCGACTGCCCGCGATGGGTCGCGCGGATCGTGGCGAGCACGTCGTCCGGAGTCGCGTCTTTGGTGAGGAACGCCGAGGCGCCCACCCGCAACGCGCTGTACACGGCTTCGTCCTTCTGGATGGTCGTGAGCACGATCACCCGCGGCGTCTCGGCGGTCCCCCGACCATCCAGAATGCGCCGCGTGGCTTCGATGCCGTTGAGCACGGGCATCCGCAGGTCCATCAGAACGATGTCGGGCCGCGCGCGCTCGACGAGCGCGAGGCTCTCCTCACCGTTCGCCGCGATCCCGACGCATTCGAGGTCGGGCTGGGCTTCGATGAGCATCTGCATTCCGGAGGCGAACAGCGGCTGGTCGTCGACGATCACGACACGAATCGGAGACGCGGTCATCGCTCGAGTCCTGCGCCGGCGGTCATCCGCGGATGCGCGTCGGCCGGAATCGAGGCGGACACCACGAATTCGTCGTCCCCGGACCGTTCGGTGGTCAGCCATCCCCCAGCCAGCCGCGCCCGCTCCTTCATCCCCTGAATCCCGACTCCGGCACCCATTGCGACAGCCGACGGGTTGGCGTTGGCCTGGGTCACCGATGAGACCGTAACCTTCACATCGTTCTCCTCCCAAGCCAGCGACACTCTCACCGCGACGCCCGGTCCGCCGTATTTGAGTGCGTTCGTCAGACTCTCCTGCACGATCCGGTACACGGTGAGCTCGTGGGATGCGCTCAATTCCCCGGTCCCCTGGATGTCCAGGACCGCATCCATGCCGACCGAACGCATGTGGCTGACGAGTCCCGCGAGATCCGCTATCGTCGCGCGTGGCTCGATCGCCTCGTCGTCGTACTGGATGCGCTCGACGAGGCCCCGAACATCCATCAAGGCTTCGCGCCCCACCCACCGCGATGGCCTTCACCGATTCGGTGACGGCCGCCGGCCTGCTGTCCGCAACGGCGACCGCACCTTGCGCCTGGGAGACGATGATCGCGAGCGAGTGAGCGAGCGCATCGTGGACGTCGCGGGCGATCCGGGCGCGGTCCTGCGCCAGACGCAGCTCCAGATCGGCTTGTTCGTAGCGGATTTCCGACTTGTGGAGTTCGATGGCGACCTCGCGCCGAGTGACGAACTCGCGCAACGCCATGCCGATCGCCCAGGCCGCGGCGAAGATGCCGAACGCCGCCAGCGCGACCAGAGCAGCCAGACTGCGCAGTGACGCGCCCGGCCCCTGGTCGAGCGGGTTGGGCGAGAGCGGTGCGATCAACGCGAGGGTCATCAGAATGGAGGCTGCGGCGCCGGCAGGAAGTGCGAGGTAGCGTGTGATCCTGCTGCCGCGGAATCCTACGAAGAACGCAACGATCGCGGCTGCGAGGTAGGTCGCCCACGTCGTGTTGGTGGGCGGTGCCGCCAACCCGGCGCTCTGCAGCGCAGGCACCGCGACGATCAGTGCGAGCGAGAGCAGCGGCATCCAGGTCGAGACCGCGATCGCAAGCGCGAACAGGGCGAAGATCGCCGTGTTGGGAGCCAGCGCGGCTCGGGACCACTCGCCGACCACCCATAGAACGAAATAGACGACGGCCACGGCTGGAGCGAGCCACGTGCGGCTCAGCCGCGTCAACACTGTCATATCGTCACGCTATTGGAAGGCGGCCCCCAGCCTAGGTCGGTGCGCGCCGATTTCATCCGAAGTGATGAGGGGTTCGCGGCCGAATCGCGGACGACCGCGACGCGCCGGGGTCGTGGACGATCGCGTCACCCGACAACCACGGAGTCGATATCGCGGCGTGGCCGGACTTGACGGCGTGATTGCGCGTAACGCCGACTCACCCACGTCGGGTTCGCGTGGTCATCACCCGTTCGCGTAATGATATGGATGTTCTGTCATCCATTAGGTGAGGGCAGTTTGCGCACCGAGCAAACGCCGCGAAAGGCGTCAGCTGTGACTTCACGAGTACGAGCGTTCGCCGGCCTGGTCGTTGTCATGGCCGGGCTCCTGTCGACAGGATGCACGATGGAAAATGCGAGTCTGGGATCGCCGACCGCACCGGCACTGGTCGACCCGCTCACAGAGTTGACCGACGCGAGCTCCGACCGGTTCGTCAGTGAAAATCCCCACGCTGTCATCCATGAGCGAGGCAAAGGCTCTCAGACCTATGCCGCGACCGCGCTGCCCGCGCAATCGACGAAGCTCACCGTGTACATAGCGTGCGTTCCATCCGGCCCATTCACCGTGCGCGTTGGCGCCCAGTGGTATTCGGGCCACTGCGCGGAACGTTTTCAGAACTCCGGCGGGTTCCCCGTCTCCCCGGGCGACCGACCCACGGTCAGGCTGGAGATCTCCGACAAAGCGCAAACCTGGATGGTCGCGGTCCCCGAAGAGCAACCGCAGGACCGCTAGCAAGATCTATTCGCAGGCGACTCCATCGCCGTCACGGTCGAGTTTGCGCGAATAGCCTGGCTGGCCGACGTGCAAGGGTGCGGCCCCGGCCGCTCGGACTGCAGCGCAGTTCGCGTAATAGACGCCAGGAGCGGGTGCCGGAGCGGGGGCAGGCGCGGGTGCCGGCGCAGGAGCGGGGGCAGGAGCGGGAGCGGGTGCCGGCGCAGGGGCCGGAGCCGGCTTGGGGCTAGGCGCAGGCGCGGGAGCAAATACCGAGGTCACGGCAGGCTCGTTCGGGCAGGCCGACAGAACACGTTCGATGGCATCGTGCTCCGCCTGCGTCACCCAGAGTCCATACGTCGCCTTCACGGAAACCTGGTGCGCGACGTAGGTGCAGCGGAAATCCTTGCTCGGCGGCAGCCATGTCGCGGCGTCGCCGTCGCTCTTCTGCTCGTTCGTGGGCCCGTCGACCGCGTACAGGTTCATGGGGTCGTTCGCGAGCGTGACCCGCTGGGCCTGGGTGAGCTGCTGAGCACCGGTCTCCCACGCATCCATGAGCGCCACGACGTGATCGATCTGAACGGCTAGGGATGTCGTCGTCCCGCGAACGAAGTAGATCGTCCGCCCTGTGTACGGATCATTCAGCGTGCCGGAAAGCACCTTGCAGACGCCAGACTTCGTCGTCGGATGCAGGTCGCGGGAGAGGATGTCGTTGCGGGTATCGCATCCGTTCCGGTCGACATCGAGCCAGGCCGTCCCGAAGTCCCCGACACGGTCGTATCCGGTCTTCGGCGCCGAACCTTTGATCGGTAGGGTCGCGAGGAGAGTAAGGGCAGACGTCTTCGTGACCGAAGAATTCACGACCTGAACCGTCGCCTTGTCCCCGGCCGCCTCGACGTTGTCAGGAGCATCCGGTTCTGCGGCTGGATCCACTGTCGGAGTCGGCGTCGGGGAAGGCGATGAACTCGCTTTCGACCTGACGGGATGTGCATCCGCCTCGCTCTTCGGGTGCGCCTGACCCGCCATCACACTTCCAACAATTGTGAGGACAAGCCCGGCGACGAGAACGAAAGCGCCGAGGGAGCGACCTGCGATTCGCACCCAACTGCGCCTGCCAGTGATGAACACGTAGAACCCGGTCAGCAGCGCGATCAACCCGATGAACAAGAGCCCGCTCCCGAACCCTGCAGACGTCATGAAGACAAGCGTCAGGAACACGACCAGCCCGAGAAGAATCCAACTGAACACGCTGAACGACCGCACCCACACCACAAACGGGTTCCGGGCGGGGTTCGTCGTCGGACGTTCGGACGTCAGCACAGGCGGGGTGCT
It encodes the following:
- a CDS encoding sensor histidine kinase, which encodes MDVRGLVERIQYDDEAIEPRATIADLAGLVSHMRSVGMDAVLDIQGTGELSASHELTVYRIVQESLTNALKYGGPGVAVRVSLAWEENDVKVTVSSVTQANANPSAVAMGAGVGIQGMKERARLAGGWLTTERSGDDEFVVSASIPADAHPRMTAGAGLER
- a CDS encoding response regulator transcription factor: MTASPIRVVIVDDQPLFASGMQMLIEAQPDLECVGIAANGEESLALVERARPDIVLMDLRMPVLNGIEATRRILDGRGTAETPRVIVLTTIQKDEAVYSALRVGASAFLTKDATPDDVLATIRATHRGQSTVTDAAAVGLIRQFGSEDQRHDSLHERLSAREREVMLAVADGCTNSQIATRAHLSEATVKTHVRAVLSKLDLRSRVHIVIYVYENGLIPTQTTSVRRGL
- a CDS encoding GmrSD restriction endonuclease domain-containing protein, which encodes MPTELIPTAPAPTELISTPPVLTSERPTTNPARNPFVVWVRSFSVFSWILLGLVVFLTLVFMTSAGFGSGLLFIGLIALLTGFYVFITGRRSWVRIAGRSLGAFVLVAGLVLTIVGSVMAGQAHPKSEADAHPVRSKASSSPSPTPTPTVDPAAEPDAPDNVEAAGDKATVQVVNSSVTKTSALTLLATLPIKGSAPKTGYDRVGDFGTAWLDVDRNGCDTRNDILSRDLHPTTKSGVCKVLSGTLNDPYTGRTIYFVRGTTTSLAVQIDHVVALMDAWETGAQQLTQAQRVTLANDPMNLYAVDGPTNEQKSDGDAATWLPPSKDFRCTYVAHQVSVKATYGLWVTQAEHDAIERVLSACPNEPAVTSVFAPAPAPSPKPAPAPAPAPAPAPAPAPAPAPAPAPAPAPAPGVYYANCAAVRAAGAAPLHVGQPGYSRKLDRDGDGVACE